One Capsicum annuum cultivar UCD-10X-F1 chromosome 2, UCD10Xv1.1, whole genome shotgun sequence genomic window carries:
- the LOC107859733 gene encoding ribosomal RNA-processing protein 14-C, producing the protein MKKKQKSTTSSSVADAAVATTPTTAIDLKSLIHDNRLFFDKLIDLIPPRFYLPKEEPDSWYQGLPKAAKASLKKQSRENLKLARRNRLDPEKKEQSSTLGLLEQSLQKKEKTDAEDDTAEDHGEPMPINLEEGDNLTKDTSAVTYEELRQRLRRKIEMLRGNRGDGESSESNKVKQRKRSEKDASLAKSEGKKRKRGEEGEDDNGDDGVNSVEKEIEFGKIKIGDENDKKKKKKKVSKAKELERLKRLEEVKREDRTLADKEAWKAAEKKAMGVKVYDNPKLLKESMKREKRRKEKSSEKWKERIETTEKLMKERQQKRRDNIAGKVKEKKMRKIAKREKKLMRPGFEGRKEGYITQDKS; encoded by the coding sequence GCGGTGGCAACCACTCCGACCACCGCCATAGATTTGAAATCCCTAATCCATGACAACAGGCTCTTCTTCGACAAGCTAATTGACCTAATTCCTCCTAGATTCTACCTCCCTAAAGAAGAACCCGACTCCTGGTATCAAGGTCTCCCTAAAGCTGCCAAAGCTTCGTTGAAGAAACAATCGAGAGAAAACCTCAAACTCGCTCGTCGTAATCGACTTGATCCTGAGAAGAAAGAGCAGTCTTCCACTCTCGGTCTCCTCGAACAATCTCTTCAGAAAAAGGAGAAAACTGATGCGGAAGATGATACTGCGGAGGATCACGGTGAACCTATGCCGATTAATTTGGAGGAAGGTGATAACCTTACTAAAGATACTTCTGCTGTTACTTACGAGGAGCTGAGGCAAAGGCTCCGTAGGAAGATCGAAATGCTCCGTGGCAACAGAGGTGATGGAGAGAGTTCAGAGAGCAATAAAGTTAAACAGCGAAAGAGGAGTGAAAAAGATGCGTCTTTGGCGAAATCCGAGGGTAAGAAGAGGAAGAGAGGTGAAGAAGGAGAAGACGATAACGGGGACGATGGCGTGAATTCGGTGGAAAAGGAAATAGAGTTTGGAAAAATCAAAATTGGGGACGAGAAtgacaagaaaaagaagaagaagaaagtatcGAAAGCTAAAGAATTGGAAAGGCTGAAGAGGTTGGAAGAGGTGAAGAGGGAGGATAGGACGTTGGCGGATAAAGAAGCATGGAAGGCAGCAGAAAAGAAGGCAATGGGAGTGAAGGTGTATGATAACCCTAAGCTATTGAAGGAGAGTATGAAGAGGgagaagagaaggaaagagaagaGTTCTGAGAAGTGGAAGGAAAGAATCGAGACTACGGAGAAGTTGATGAAGGAGCGTCAACAGAAGAGAAGGGATAACATTGCTGGCAAAGTCAAGGAGAAGAAGATGAGGAAGATTGCCAAGAGGGAGAAGAAGCTCATGAGGCCGGGCTTTGAGGGGCGAAAGGAAGGCTACATTACTCAGGACAAAAGCTAA